Genomic DNA from Cucurbita pepo subsp. pepo cultivar mu-cu-16 chromosome LG13, ASM280686v2, whole genome shotgun sequence:
ttcaacaACAtctaacttttataaatgtttgtACCGTGCTAGGAGGATTGGCACCAATTACACTAAGCATGGGTATTGAGCCAATCAATGATGGGAGAAGTCCTAATATTGGCAGTGAAGCAGGTGAGAATAAGGATTTGCTTGGCAACCCATCCAGAGATGCCACTGCCTTGAATCATCATAACTACCAACAAAGTTCTCCTTCCAACAATTTCGGCTCTGCTCTTCATTTGGATCTTTCCCTGAGAAGATGTCAACCTAATGATTTTGAGGAACGTGTTGCAGAAGGACGGGCTACCCTCAAACATTCTAGTGCTTCAGCTTTTACGAGGTGTGTTTCTGATCCTTGGCCTCTCATTTGTGTGtggattttgatttaaaaCATAAGTCTTTGGCTAGAATAAGATTGAaagtgtgagattccacatcggttgggaaagagaacgaagcataatttataagggtgtgagaatctctccctagcatatgcgttttaaaagtcttgagggaaagcccgaaagagagtccaaaggggacaatatctactagcaatggaCTTGGTTTGTTACTTTTGATAGTGATGAGTTGAATGGTTTAGTTAGTTTAGTTATGGGAGAAGAGGATGTTATGaaattgtaacggcccaagcccaccgcttagtagatattgtcctctttaggctttccttttcgggcataccctcaaggctttaaaaggtgtttgttagggaaatgtttccacaccctttataaagggtatttcgttctcttccccaaccaacgtgggatatCTACCGAAATCATCTTTTGGTGTTTCATTATCAGTACTaaaatgtttgttttctttctatttgcTGATCTTTGTGTGGTGATTATGCAGATACACTTTCAGGCCATTGCAGCAAACATTAGAAGCAAAATCAAGCAGTATCTATGACGAACAAAAGGAATCTGGAAGCAATCCCGAGCATATTGGAAGTATTGCTGCTACTTCTACTTCTGATACAATTAATCCCACGCCAAGATCAAGTACTTCACACACCGTAATCCCTCTTCAAGTTTCAGTCAAAAACTCGGGCTATAGCTCTTTACCTTCCCCCAAGTTCTGCACACAAGGGGGTACCCCATCGTTTCCATGCCCAACTTCAGTCACTCATCCAGAACTTGGAAAACAAACGGTTTATCCCTTAAACCTTGAGATTCATAATTTGGAGCAATTTCTGAACCAGTATCACAACGTAAGCAGTACAACAAGCAGAAAGATAGAAAACTCAGGGCAGTCTACAGAAAATCAAGGCCATATATCGCCTACCACCGATCACAGTGCAAACGGTAGCCTATATGGTGGTAGTACTGCTCATGTTAGAAGCATGGGATATCCTAGCAGCTGTGGAAACAACAGCAATGTCGATTGCATCGGCATTGCAACAGTTACATCCGAGAGCAGAAATGAAGAAGCTTTGTTTTCTCAAGGAGGAGGAGATTCTCACCGATTCGGTCAAAGAGAAGCAGCTCTATCGAAGTTCCGACTCAAACGAAAAAATAGATGTTACGAGAAAAAGGTAGTTTTACACGTCTAATTCGCTGCTTTATTTGGTTATACAACAGTGCTGTTTTCTTATGGAGGCATTTCATCTCAGGTGCGTTATGAGAGCAGGAAAAAGCTGGCTGAGCAGCGTCCTAGAGTGAAGGGACAATTTGTTCGTAGAGTATACACTGATGCAGAACCCAACACCAATAATACATACAACGCTTAGCAGTTGGTAGCNTTAGCTTGCAATTAACTCCAAAAGAATCCCACTCCCCTTCCCGGCTTTGCTTCTCTCTCACTCACTTCGCGCTCTCTTCTCCCACCGAACGGCGAAGCCACTAAAGCCAAATTTCCTGTCTCTGTTTTGCAGCTACACCATCAGTTTCAGGGAACATTCCTTGATTTCTCTGGCCCTTCAttgctttcttctctctaattCCTTGATTTCCATCAAGAAATGGAGTTGGATCAACTCAGACCGGACAATCCTGCCATGACTTTCGACGAGGCTTCCATGGAGCGGAGCAAGAGCTTTGTTAAAGCCTTGCAGGTTTCGTCCCCCACCCACTTAATACTCATAGAAACTGGATTTGGAAACTACAGGAAGCATAAGAGCGTGTAGTTTTTAGAAATTTCACGAGggatattctttttatttaacatgTAGATACACATCTTCATTCCCACATatgtatattaattttgtttatctttttgGTCTGTTTGGATACACTTTGTTCTTGGAATTGAACTGAGTTTATGATGGTTGTATGAATAATGAGTTGATTATACAAGAACATTCACAAGCGCTACAAGAAGCTGTTCCTTGCAGTATTATATTATTCATCTTTTTGCTACACTCATAATTAGGGATCAAAGGGGGGATGGAAATGATGATATAACATGTAAGAACTCAAAAATCCAGAGAATCAAGACTAACCCATTTCCAGAAATGCTTCTTCACGGACACAGCCTCGTCCGCAATGCTCGTCTCCTCAGAATTCACGtattcctcctcctccacagTGCAGAAGTCTTCCTTGGGTAAGCCTTCCACCACTACGTCCATGGAATGCAAAACGTAACAAGCCGGCAAACCAGGGTATGAAGCCGAGTTTCTCTCCTCGATCTTCATTTTATATGAATCTGGAACAATCTTGACAATTTCAGAACAATCGGAATCGCCAAGAATCGAACCGAGTTCTTCTTTGACAGCCCGGTAGACGGCAGATTCAGGGGTCTCATTGGGCTTCATTTTCTCCGACAAGGGTCGATTTCGATTCCGTAGGGTACCATCGGAGAGTTGCTGGTGGGATTCGAGGAGAATTCGGCGGTGGTTATCAATAATTCGAAGAGAAAGGACCTGAACGGTGCGGATAGGAGGGTTGGAGTCGGCAAGGGAAGTTTCCCCTTCGGAGAGTTCAAGCCAGAGGTTGTGGACGTTCTTGGTGCCAGGCTTAACGCCCCAAGAAGCAAAGGAATCGGAGGGCAAGCGAGGTTTAAGCCAATCGGAGAGGGATTGAGGGGAGGTGAAGGGGTGGAGGCGATGAGCGTCGTGGGGTGTTCTGCCGGAGTTGGGATGTGAGAAGGACATGGACGGCGTCTTGAGAAACCGGCGAGGGTTTGATTGAATACAGAGAAGAGGAAACTTGAAGGAtctggaggaggaagaagagaggaaaacgaaaagTGAGAGAGCGGCGAGGAAAAAGTCAGGAAGAGGCGGAGATCTGGTGAGGTGAGGAAGATCGGAGATGGGCTGTGGGGGCGGAACTGGCGGTGGGGCTGATGGCATATCTCAACGACGATCATACCTACTTTGAAGGCGGCGATGAGCTTTGAAATCGATACGCAGCTCCATTCGACAATACCCAGAAGAAACAGAGGCGGAAgacgacggcgacggcgacgaCGACGGCGATGACGAACTTGTACAGGATGAGTGGGGAGCGGATGCAGTCCTCTTTATATGGAATACGGACCACATATTTTGTGTTATATTCTTTTTGCCACGACCCCTTCGCCAAACTTTGTgcctttcttccttttcttttctaatctAAGGGTTGTTTTTGCACGTCTAATCTATACATTACATGTTCGTCTAGGTTAGTCCTTAATTGAGCTAACCTAGACGAACATATTTGTCATTACACAAAATGACAAACCGTCATTAATTTTAGGTAGGTCAGTCGAGACGATCAAACTAACCTAAAAAACGTATAACTCGTACCAATGTGGTATTTTGCCCATCACGCTTTGTTCTCAAAGTTAGTATTGAGACCAAAGTGTTGTTGAGTGAGGTGAGTGCTTGTTTAGTGGGCATAATTGAAATAGAATAGTAGTATTTAATCCCAAGGAATTGAAATGGAGACAATACCTTGAGTTGGAAATAGCATCAATAAGGTAAGAGACCTTTTTGTTGgatctaattatttttgtttaaactaTTGGGTATGCACGCACTTGTATGGTTTTGTAAGGTTTAATCACGATGTCTAATAGAacattatataaaattatttaggaCATGTTTTATTCCTGACTTGGTTATTGGTATATGATGATAACTATTTGGTGATAATTACATGTTGGTTATTTCGTACTTACTACAATGGTTACTTTGGGTATAAATATTTGGCGATGATTGCATGTTGGTTATTTTGTAATGACAGTCATGGTAACCTTGGTACATATTTGTTGGTAATACATGTGGGATATTTCACAATTACTACCATAGTcacattttttatgaaaaaaattaccaGTGGTGCGTCTGTCTAGTGATCCACTTAGAAATGTTTGAATATCTAACTAGCCATCTTACTCATGCCTATATTCAAATTGTGTATATCCTAGAATATGTGAGGTGCAACCTCTATTGATTCTGATATTGAATAGCTTGTTATGGgacattataaaataaattgattatcATCTCTGAAGAATTGGTTGACGAATTCTACGTAGTTTCATAACATATGCCAAGTTCTATGAGGCGTAGCTTTGTAGCATTCGAAGAGAAAAAAGTCTTAAATTTCAAGAACTCGGTCAAAATTTCACATGCTTGATGCGAATTTAACTAGATTTAGTTTACCTTGAATCATAATAAAATGACCCAACTTCTAGTTAAATACCATGGATATAGGCTCTAAGCTCTCAAAAGTAAGGCCGGTTACttaacaaaacatttttggTAGTCCTTGAAATTCCTAACGCAAAGTTCTGGTTGGCTTACGGACTTTATTTAGGTCTTGAGTGGTTCACATGAGTTGATGCAACACGATCTCACGAACAACCCATCGAAATTCTTGAGCGAACTAACTAGCCATCTTTTTTATGTCTATGTCATGGTTGTGTAAATCCTAAATCTATGAGGTACTCTTATTGGTTCCAACACGGGATAGAACAACCCTAATCTTTATTAGGCAACCCTAATACTCAGTCCAaggatccaagcttttgttatAGAGCAAGAATACttgaaacaagaaattaacacatccttatacaaaattcggatcaaccAAGGAATAagactagaattagattacctcttacgataaaaaatctagaagcaagatttgaaacctTGTTCTAGATTGAGTTCGCTCCACAATCAAACTTGATTAAGACTTGATTGAATGTTTCAGATGCAACTTACACAAAAATTGCATGAAACgtagaaatgacaaagatgatgctcggatttctaagggtAAAAGCTCAATTTGAAATCTGAATGTCATTCCTTCACAAAAGACTAAGTCTATTTGACCCTTacaaactttataaaattaaaaataataaataaagttttctaacaactGATGAAACGATACTTGCAACTCCATCggtgcaaatattcacttctaAGCTCCAAATGGTCTTTCCTCAATCGAAACaacttgtaacacatgaaataatggTTGAAACGAGCCTAtctaattttgtagatgaagaatgaatgtttgttgaatctttttGGCCTTGGATCatgtaataggtcc
This window encodes:
- the LOC111808830 gene encoding two-component response regulator-like APRR9, giving the protein MGEAVIVSSAESMGTHKPLTDATSTGVFNWDPFLPNIMLRVLLVEADDSTRHIITALLRKCCYRVAAVPDGLKAWEVLKERPRSVDLILAEIELPSISGFSLLTLIMEHEICKNIPVIMMSSQDSISTVYTSMMKGAADYLVKPLRRNELRNLWQHVWRRQASSIQEKVELTSENETASNHSTGYNKNIEKGTDTQSSCTKVDFEARSKMQENSESRQGKASPKNLKLQKDEHHINLSQRLVMHENEAGGGLAPITLSMGIEPINDGRSPNIGSEAGENKDLLGNPSRDATALNHHNYQQSSPSNNFGSALHLDLSLRRCQPNDFEERVAEGRATLKHSSASAFTRYTFRPLQQTLEAKSSSIYDEQKESGSNPEHIGSIAATSTSDTINPTPRSSTSHTVIPLQVSVKNSGYSSLPSPKFCTQGGTPSFPCPTSVTHPELGKQTVYPLNLEIHNLEQFLNQYHNVSSTTSRKIENSGQSTENQGHISPTTDHSANGSLYGGSTAHVRSMGYPSSCGNNSNVDCIGIATVTSESRNEEALFSQGGGDSHRFGQREAALSKFRLKRKNRCYEKKVRYESRKKLAEQRPRVKGQFVRRVYTDAEPNTNNTYNA
- the LOC111808831 gene encoding uncharacterized protein LOC111808831, whose translation is MPSAPPPVPPPQPISDLPHLTRSPPLPDFFLAALSLFVFLSSSSSRSFKFPLLCIQSNPRRFLKTPSMSFSHPNSGRTPHDAHRLHPFTSPQSLSDWLKPRLPSDSFASWGVKPGTKNVHNLWLELSEGETSLADSNPPIRTVQVLSLRIIDNHRRILLESHQQLSDGTLRNRNRPLSEKMKPNETPESAVYRAVKEELGSILGDSDCSEIVKIVPDSYKMKIEERNSASYPGLPACYVLHSMDVVVEGLPKEDFCTVEEEEYVNSEETSIADEAVSVKKHFWKWVSLDSLDF